One Armatimonadia bacterium genomic window carries:
- a CDS encoding DUF2961 domain-containing protein yields the protein MRTLSLVLVLVVACSFGAAQTVLDYGYFVSRLTDLDSLPLLEAGTSCKQWSSWDRRSLDPKHWDANGDAGKYETYDPVRYGPVPLKPGEALMGQMEGPGCIFRIWSANPVGKIRFYLDGATEPTYEFDFNGLFSGDYEDFKPPFVYKRSSQRTASDCYLPIPYARSCRVTADAPHGQYYHIGYMTYPRGTRVESFRWPLDAKAKAACAEVAAKWNACGQDPRPATGDDGTVTQKLHLEPWKLVRPVQLSGPAVIKTLRARIESPERYAWRKVLLKVWFDDEAQPAILCPLGEFFGTGWQPNEYASYPLGVVQGEGYSFWAMPFRKVARIELLNRGTVPAEVALSVKWTQTPVPENAALFHAKWRRENPAREFDYPFLETSGEGRLVGVALYIDHPVPGWWGEGDEKVWVDGEAFPSIFGTGSEDFFGDAWGIRKLVQPSFACSYDQGQRTCCYRWFLGDHIPYGKSLRMTIENYPPPDDYVTVAYWYQKAGGKDFFAADSADDMRPWGRSLPNTIEAEDLWVEDLGQSAQLLADDGRQYEFSRGLAVDFGLHKAGYETPTAVFSTSREGVVYPTFYPVPSSRENPTALFGASIDGVKLEPLGLTAEGTMKFAGILLGAGSHKLSLVALDEGHLAVDCLRLEPPSKTRGALEVEQLLSTARTSRGKVSVETARLAWSDGRQLLFDAQGAGSEVSVSFANAAPAEVSMTAQVTTGPDYGQVQFLVNGAPAGGVTSCYSEEAGLRKVGLGTVRPGAGSQTLTARVVGKTPEATGFRIGIDCLLLDKVLYPGSLEGESLTVLGAEGGDYLPQEGSHPQMSGGTQLWFRDHSGTGHLDLEVTVPAAGKYEVTGWFSKSTDYGIFQTLVDGRKVGDPVDLYSEVFWVYGGECRLGTIDLSAGRHVLRFQTVGKNPASKGYYLGLDALRFPPIK from the coding sequence ATGCGCACCCTTTCGCTTGTGCTCGTGCTGGTCGTTGCGTGCAGCTTTGGCGCTGCGCAGACGGTGCTGGATTACGGGTACTTCGTCAGTCGGCTGACGGACCTGGACTCCCTGCCCCTCCTGGAGGCCGGTACGAGCTGCAAGCAGTGGTCAAGCTGGGATCGCCGGTCGCTCGATCCGAAGCACTGGGATGCGAACGGTGACGCGGGCAAGTACGAGACCTACGATCCGGTGCGGTATGGCCCCGTTCCGCTCAAGCCGGGAGAGGCGCTGATGGGCCAGATGGAAGGCCCCGGGTGCATCTTCCGGATCTGGTCGGCGAACCCGGTGGGGAAGATTCGCTTCTATCTCGACGGTGCGACCGAGCCCACCTACGAGTTCGACTTCAACGGCCTGTTCAGCGGAGACTACGAGGACTTCAAGCCGCCCTTCGTGTACAAGCGAAGCTCGCAGCGCACGGCCTCCGACTGCTATCTGCCGATCCCCTATGCAAGGAGCTGCCGGGTGACGGCCGACGCGCCTCACGGGCAGTACTACCACATCGGGTACATGACCTACCCGCGCGGGACACGGGTCGAGAGCTTTCGTTGGCCTCTGGACGCCAAAGCCAAGGCGGCCTGCGCTGAGGTGGCGGCGAAGTGGAACGCCTGCGGTCAGGACCCGCGCCCGGCAACAGGCGACGACGGGACGGTTACCCAGAAGCTGCACCTGGAGCCCTGGAAGCTGGTCAGGCCGGTGCAGCTTAGCGGGCCTGCCGTCATCAAGACGCTGCGTGCGCGGATCGAGAGCCCGGAGCGCTATGCCTGGCGCAAGGTGCTCCTGAAGGTGTGGTTCGACGACGAGGCCCAGCCGGCGATCCTGTGCCCCCTGGGCGAGTTCTTCGGCACCGGCTGGCAGCCGAACGAGTATGCCAGCTACCCGCTCGGTGTGGTCCAGGGCGAGGGCTACAGCTTCTGGGCCATGCCCTTCCGCAAGGTTGCGCGGATCGAGTTGCTCAACCGCGGAACGGTACCGGCGGAGGTCGCCCTGAGCGTCAAGTGGACACAGACGCCGGTGCCTGAAAACGCCGCGCTTTTCCATGCGAAGTGGCGGCGTGAGAACCCGGCACGGGAGTTTGACTACCCCTTCCTCGAGACCTCCGGCGAAGGGCGACTCGTGGGCGTCGCGCTGTACATCGACCACCCCGTTCCGGGCTGGTGGGGTGAAGGTGATGAGAAGGTGTGGGTGGACGGCGAGGCCTTCCCGTCGATCTTCGGCACCGGCTCCGAGGACTTCTTCGGTGACGCCTGGGGCATCCGGAAGCTGGTCCAGCCCTCCTTCGCCTGCAGCTACGACCAGGGACAGCGCACCTGCTGCTACCGCTGGTTCCTGGGCGACCACATCCCCTATGGCAAGTCCCTGCGCATGACGATTGAGAACTACCCGCCACCGGATGACTACGTGACCGTCGCGTACTGGTACCAGAAGGCCGGCGGGAAGGACTTCTTCGCGGCGGATTCTGCGGATGATATGCGGCCCTGGGGACGGTCGCTGCCGAACACGATAGAGGCGGAGGACCTGTGGGTGGAGGACCTGGGACAGAGCGCGCAACTGCTGGCCGACGACGGGCGTCAGTACGAGTTCAGCCGGGGCCTGGCCGTGGACTTCGGCCTTCACAAGGCCGGGTATGAGACGCCGACGGCGGTGTTCAGCACCTCACGAGAGGGTGTGGTCTACCCCACGTTCTACCCCGTGCCCAGTTCGAGGGAGAACCCGACGGCGCTTTTTGGGGCCTCGATTGACGGAGTGAAGCTGGAGCCGCTTGGGCTGACCGCGGAAGGAACGATGAAGTTCGCCGGTATCCTCCTGGGAGCCGGGTCGCACAAGCTCTCCCTGGTGGCGCTCGACGAGGGGCATCTGGCGGTCGACTGCCTGCGTCTCGAGCCTCCCTCCAAGACCAGAGGGGCTCTCGAAGTCGAGCAGTTGCTTTCGACTGCCCGCACCTCCCGTGGCAAGGTCTCGGTGGAGACGGCACGCCTGGCCTGGAGTGACGGTCGACAGCTTCTCTTTGACGCCCAGGGCGCAGGCAGTGAGGTGTCGGTCAGCTTCGCCAACGCTGCCCCTGCCGAGGTGAGCATGACCGCGCAAGTGACGACGGGGCCTGACTACGGTCAGGTGCAGTTCCTGGTCAACGGCGCACCGGCCGGCGGCGTGACATCGTGCTACTCTGAGGAGGCCGGGCTCAGGAAAGTCGGCCTCGGCACCGTGAGACCCGGGGCGGGCAGCCAGACCCTGACGGCTCGGGTGGTCGGCAAGACTCCCGAGGCGACGGGCTTCCGGATTGGGATAGACTGCCTGCTGCTGGACAAGGTGCTGTATCCCGGCTCCCTGGAGGGTGAATCGCTGACCGTGCTCGGGGCCGAGGGCGGCGACTACCTGCCTCAGGAGGGCAGCCATCCGCAGATGTCCGGTGGCACGCAACTATGGTTCCGCGACCACAGCGGCACGGGCCACCTCGACCTGGAAGTCACGGTTCCAGCGGCGGGCAAGTACGAGGTCACCGGGTGGTTCTCCAAGAGCACCGATTACGGCATCTTCCAGACACTGGTAGACGGCCGCAAGGTCGGCGACCCGGTGGACCTGTACTCTGAGGTGTTTTGGGTCTACGGTGGCGAGTGCCGCCTGGGCACGATCGACCTCTCGGCCGGAAGGCACGTGCTCCGGTTCCAGACAGTGGGCAAGAATCCGGCCTCGAAGGGCTACTACCTGGGGCTGGATGCGCTGAGATTCCCGCCGATCAAGTGA
- a CDS encoding M55 family metallopeptidase, whose translation MKIFICTDLEGIGGITFFDQTRDKTNLLYQEARHLLTQEVNACVQGCLDGGATDLIVRDGHGGGFNFFVEDLHPAARYITGPGRPRPDSGMDGTIDGLILLGYHAMNGTEDGVLHHTQSSLGENKYWYNGVESGEIVQTSLVAGYHGIPPIMCSGDLRCCEEAQRFLGDEIVTVVVKEGFSRTSSIMYAPAKSRELVREGARKAMAAIPRCRPYKLPLPITGRLQLKDKEAIDRIVEKGLSRRIDDFTVERVFDDPREAYRFQ comes from the coding sequence ATGAAGATCTTCATCTGCACGGACCTGGAAGGCATCGGCGGCATCACGTTCTTCGATCAGACGCGGGACAAGACTAACCTTCTGTACCAGGAAGCCCGCCATCTGCTCACCCAGGAGGTCAATGCCTGCGTCCAGGGCTGTCTCGATGGCGGCGCTACCGACCTCATCGTGCGCGACGGCCACGGTGGCGGCTTCAACTTCTTCGTCGAAGACCTCCATCCGGCCGCTCGCTACATCACCGGTCCCGGCAGACCCCGGCCTGACAGCGGCATGGACGGCACCATCGACGGCCTCATCCTGCTGGGCTACCACGCCATGAACGGCACCGAGGACGGCGTCCTGCATCACACCCAGAGCTCACTTGGCGAGAACAAGTACTGGTACAACGGTGTGGAGTCCGGCGAGATTGTGCAGACCTCTCTCGTCGCCGGCTATCACGGCATCCCTCCCATCATGTGCAGCGGCGATCTGCGCTGCTGCGAGGAAGCCCAGCGCTTCCTGGGCGACGAGATCGTCACGGTCGTCGTCAAGGAGGGCTTCAGTCGCACAAGCTCGATCATGTACGCTCCGGCCAAGTCTCGCGAACTCGTCCGAGAGGGCGCACGCAAGGCGATGGCGGCGATCCCGAGGTGCCGCCCCTACAAGCTGCCTCTGCCGATCACCGGTCGCCTGCAACTCAAGGACAAGGAAGCCATCGACCGCATCGTCGAGAAGGGCCTGTCGCGACGCATCGATGACTTCACCGTGGAGCGCGTCTTCGACGACCCACGGGAGGCCTACAGATTCCAGTGA
- a CDS encoding PhoPQ-activated protein PqaA family protein, translating to MKAARSTVFVVAQVLVLIAAMVIPGGCAEPALDKGGPTLDKGAPTADKGEPVLDYVARPDAAFSWEVAARPGDEGSAGAFRLNMTSQVWQGITWKHRVTVTSPANPRHPDWCVLMITGGNPAGEMSAFASLTAGALGCPVAVLGDIPNQPLFDGLREDALIAYTFTKYLATGDASWPLLFPMAKSAVRAMDCLQAFSEKEWGKRIQRFLVTGASKRGWTTWFTGVVDSRAAAIMPMVYNNLNLPAQMRHQREQFGDYSEQIDDYTKLGLPDLLASAQGQSLGRAVDPYTYRDRTTMPKLIIAGTNDPYWPVDAAGDYFNDLVGPRYLLHLPNSGHGMDDRRKLLAGVWGFSSAVMGEGSLPKLSWQFATGDQGLTVAATCDPAPVRVLVWKAQAATKDFRKSKWTSEELAPGGGKISYTLAKPAEGYAALYLEFVYQSGGRDWPLTSEIHTVGP from the coding sequence GTGAAAGCCGCACGGAGTACGGTGTTCGTCGTCGCACAGGTACTGGTGTTGATTGCTGCCATGGTGATTCCCGGTGGGTGCGCTGAGCCGGCGCTGGACAAGGGTGGACCGACGCTGGACAAGGGCGCACCGACGGCGGACAAGGGCGAGCCGGTGTTGGACTATGTAGCCCGTCCCGATGCAGCCTTTTCGTGGGAGGTGGCGGCCCGGCCCGGCGACGAAGGCAGTGCAGGCGCCTTCCGTCTCAACATGACCTCCCAGGTCTGGCAGGGGATCACCTGGAAGCATCGTGTCACGGTAACGAGCCCGGCCAACCCCAGGCACCCCGACTGGTGCGTGCTGATGATCACGGGCGGGAATCCTGCGGGTGAGATGTCCGCCTTCGCGTCGCTCACCGCAGGAGCCCTGGGCTGTCCGGTGGCGGTGCTCGGCGACATCCCCAATCAGCCGCTATTCGATGGGCTCAGAGAAGATGCGCTGATCGCCTACACCTTCACCAAGTACCTGGCCACGGGGGACGCAAGCTGGCCCTTGCTATTCCCGATGGCCAAGTCGGCCGTGCGGGCAATGGACTGCCTGCAGGCCTTCTCGGAGAAGGAGTGGGGCAAGCGGATCCAGCGCTTCCTGGTGACCGGCGCTTCGAAGCGCGGCTGGACGACCTGGTTCACGGGAGTAGTGGATTCGCGGGCTGCGGCGATCATGCCGATGGTCTACAACAACCTGAATCTGCCCGCTCAGATGCGGCATCAGCGCGAGCAGTTCGGCGACTACTCCGAGCAGATCGATGACTACACGAAGCTGGGGCTTCCCGATCTGCTGGCCTCGGCTCAGGGGCAGAGTCTCGGTCGGGCCGTGGACCCGTACACCTACAGGGACCGCACCACGATGCCCAAGCTGATCATCGCGGGCACCAATGATCCCTACTGGCCGGTGGACGCTGCCGGGGACTACTTCAACGACCTCGTCGGGCCGCGCTACCTACTGCACCTGCCGAACTCGGGGCACGGCATGGACGATCGCCGCAAGCTGCTTGCCGGAGTGTGGGGCTTTTCCTCGGCGGTCATGGGCGAAGGGTCGTTGCCGAAGCTAAGCTGGCAGTTTGCCACCGGAGATCAGGGCCTGACGGTCGCGGCGACCTGTGACCCCGCGCCGGTTCGTGTGCTGGTGTGGAAGGCCCAGGCGGCGACGAAGGACTTCCGCAAGTCCAAGTGGACGAGCGAGGAGCTTGCCCCAGGTGGCGGCAAGATCAGCTACACGCTGGCCAAGCCGGCCGAGGGCTATGCGGCCCTGTACCTGGAGTTCGTGTACCAGTCTGGCGGACGGGACTGGCCGCTGACCTCCGAGATCCACACGGTCGGCCCCTAG